In one window of Maribacter sp. BPC-D8 DNA:
- a CDS encoding serine hydrolase domain-containing protein, producing MDKFTCNLYLITVYQYPNLKLTMKFSQYFRLLALSIILASCSSDSEPTSETGKSGIPPEMAPLPTETYFPPISRANEWETISMETLGWNEDQVSNLYFFLENNNTDAFIILKDGRIVIEKYFGDFKSDDNHAWNSAGKNLTAMLTGIAQEEEYFDITDATSTYLGEGWSNMPLEQELNITIKNQLTMTTGLDYTVDDIFCTDLECLSYLNDPSTFWYYHNAPYTLLDDVIANATDTDFNSYFSKKIKEPIGMQGLFIKVGYNNVFYSSARSMARFGILNLNQGNWDGTSILSDQSYFNAMTNSSQDLNLSYGYLYWLNGKSSFRLPSTVEEFTGSLIPNAPADMYAGLGLNDQKLYMVPSLDLVVVRLGGTSNEELLGPSNFDNEIWELINAIIEN from the coding sequence ATGGACAAATTTACTTGTAATCTTTATTTGATTACAGTTTATCAATACCCAAATCTTAAATTAACCATGAAATTCTCCCAATATTTCAGGCTACTTGCCCTATCAATTATTTTAGCTTCGTGCTCAAGTGATTCTGAACCTACTTCAGAAACTGGCAAAAGTGGCATACCACCCGAGATGGCACCATTACCGACAGAAACTTATTTCCCTCCAATTTCGAGAGCCAACGAGTGGGAAACCATATCTATGGAAACATTAGGTTGGAACGAAGATCAAGTAAGCAACTTATATTTCTTTTTAGAAAATAATAACACCGACGCTTTTATTATTCTGAAGGATGGTCGAATAGTAATCGAAAAATACTTTGGTGATTTTAAGTCTGATGATAATCATGCATGGAATTCTGCCGGAAAAAATTTAACGGCAATGCTTACTGGTATCGCTCAAGAAGAAGAATACTTTGATATTACAGATGCTACATCTACATATTTAGGTGAAGGCTGGTCGAACATGCCTCTAGAACAAGAATTGAATATCACCATAAAAAATCAATTGACTATGACTACCGGTCTAGATTATACAGTCGATGATATTTTTTGCACTGATTTAGAATGCCTATCATATTTAAATGACCCTAGCACTTTTTGGTATTATCATAATGCACCTTATACGTTATTAGATGATGTCATCGCCAACGCGACCGACACTGATTTTAACTCTTATTTTTCTAAAAAAATTAAAGAACCAATTGGCATGCAAGGCTTATTCATTAAAGTAGGCTATAACAATGTATTCTATAGTTCGGCGAGAAGTATGGCACGTTTCGGAATTTTAAACTTAAATCAAGGTAATTGGGACGGAACCTCAATTCTTTCTGATCAGAGTTATTTTAATGCAATGACAAATAGCTCTCAAGATTTAAATCTTTCTTACGGATATCTGTATTGGTTAAATGGTAAAAGTAGTTTTAGACTACCAAGTACTGTCGAAGAGTTTACTGGTAGCCTAATACCCAATGCACCTGCAGATATGTATGCAGGCTTAGGATTAAATGACCAAAAACTTTATATGGTACCAAGCTTAGATTTGGTCGTTGTACGATTAGGTGGTACTAGCAACGAAGAACTTTTAGGTCCTTCTAATTTCGACAATGAAATATGGGAGCTGATCAATGCTATAATCGAAAATTAA
- the rimO gene encoding 30S ribosomal protein S12 methylthiotransferase RimO, with product MRTKTLKKNKINVVTLGCSKNVYDSEVLMGQLKANNKEVVHEEEGNIVVINTCGFIANAKEESVNTILEYVQKKEDGVVDKVFVTGCLSERYKPDLQKEIPNVDEYFGTSELPGLLKALGADYKHELIGERLTTTPKNYAYLKIAEGCDRPCSFCAIPLMRGKHKSTPIEDLVTEAEKLAAKGVKELILIAQDLTYYGLDLYKKRNLAELLEGLVKVEGIEWIRLHYAFPAGFPMDVLDVMNREPKVCNYLDIPLQHISDRILKSMRRGTTEAKTTKLLKEFRAAVPEMTIRTTLIVGYPGETEEDFEILKNWVVAMRFERLGCFTYSHEENTHAFSLEDDVPEEVKQERANIIMEIQSQISWELNQKKVGETFRCIIDRKEGNYFIGRTEFDSPDVDNEVLIDAAKHYVKQGEFVDIKITEAADFDLYGEPVV from the coding sequence ATGAGGACAAAAACCCTTAAGAAGAACAAAATCAACGTAGTAACACTAGGTTGTTCAAAGAATGTTTATGATTCTGAAGTACTCATGGGCCAGTTAAAGGCTAACAACAAAGAAGTTGTGCATGAAGAAGAAGGAAACATAGTTGTAATTAACACCTGTGGCTTTATTGCAAATGCAAAAGAAGAAAGTGTTAATACCATTTTAGAATATGTTCAAAAGAAAGAAGATGGTGTCGTAGATAAAGTTTTTGTTACTGGTTGCTTAAGTGAGCGATACAAGCCAGATTTGCAGAAAGAGATCCCGAATGTAGACGAATACTTTGGTACCAGCGAGTTACCAGGTTTATTGAAAGCACTAGGGGCAGATTATAAACACGAGTTAATAGGTGAGCGTTTAACCACTACACCTAAAAACTACGCATATTTAAAAATCGCTGAAGGTTGTGATAGACCTTGTTCTTTTTGTGCAATTCCGCTAATGAGAGGTAAGCATAAAAGTACTCCGATTGAAGATTTGGTGACCGAGGCTGAAAAGTTAGCTGCCAAAGGTGTAAAAGAACTTATTTTAATTGCTCAAGATTTAACCTACTACGGGTTAGATTTATATAAGAAAAGAAATCTTGCCGAACTTTTGGAAGGGTTAGTAAAGGTTGAAGGTATAGAATGGATACGTTTACACTACGCATTTCCTGCAGGTTTTCCGATGGATGTGTTAGATGTAATGAATAGAGAACCAAAGGTTTGTAACTATTTAGATATTCCGTTACAGCACATATCTGACCGTATTCTTAAAAGTATGCGTCGTGGTACTACTGAAGCTAAAACAACTAAGTTGTTGAAGGAGTTTAGAGCTGCCGTACCAGAAATGACTATTAGAACCACGTTGATTGTTGGTTACCCTGGTGAAACTGAAGAAGATTTCGAGATTCTTAAAAACTGGGTAGTTGCTATGCGTTTTGAGCGCTTAGGTTGCTTTACGTACAGTCATGAAGAAAACACACATGCGTTTTCTTTAGAAGACGATGTACCAGAAGAAGTGAAACAAGAGCGTGCTAACATCATCATGGAAATTCAATCTCAAATTTCTTGGGAATTGAACCAGAAGAAAGTAGGGGAGACTTTTCGTTGTATTATAGATCGTAAAGAAGGTAACTACTTTATTGGAAGAACAGAATTTGATTCTCCAGATGTTGATAACGAGGTTTTAATAGATGCAGCTAAGCATTATGTGAAGCAAGGTGAGTTTGTAGATATTAAAATTACAGAAGCAGCTGACTTTGACCTTTATGGTGAGCCTGTTGTATAA